The Clostridiisalibacter paucivorans DSM 22131 DNA window ACGTGATTAGAGATTGGGAGAAGATATTACTTGTATATGAACAGGCTGTTGAAGAATTAAAAATAAAGTTTAAGAGTATAAGAAAGGAATATAGAAATACAGATGAATATTCGCCCATAGAGTTTGTTACTGGCAGAGTAAAAAAAATTTCAAGCATTATAGAAAAGGCAAAAAAAAGAAATATATCTATTGATAGCATAGAAGATGGAATTGAAGATATAGCAGGGATAAGGATTATGTGTCAATTGGTAGATGATATACATAGGGTAGTTAGTCTTATCAGGGACAGAGATGGAAAGGACCTAAAAATAGTAGAGGAAAGAGACTATATAAACAATATGAAAGAGAGTGGATATAGAAGCTATCATATAATAATAAAATACCCTGTTCATACAGCATTTGGAGCGAAAGAAATCTTAGCAGAGATACAGATAAGAACCTTAGCTATGAATTTCTGGGCTACTATTGAACATTCTTTAAATTATAAGTTTAAGCATAATATACCTAAAGATATAAAAGAACGGTTAAAAACTGCAGCAGATGCTGCATTTCTCCTGGATATGGAGATGTCAGCAATAAGGGATGAAATAATGGATGCACAGCAAATATTTCAAGCAAAATCTACAATTGTAGCTAAAATTCTAAGAAATATACAATACCTATATTTTTCAGGAAAGATAGAGGAGATAGAAGATATAAGAGACAGATTTTTTGATTTAAATGAAGAGGGAGATATAAATAGATTAAAAGAATTCAATAATTATCTAGAAAAATTGATGGACAAATATAATATTAGAAAACTCATATAGTTAGTGGTTGAAGACTACTAACTATATTTATGCCTTTATTTCTTTAGATATGTTTTTGGCAAAAATCTTTGCTTTTTTTTCTATATCTGGTACATCAAAAATTGCTCCCTTGTCGTTGGCTGTAGCTGTTAATGAAAAATAGGGTGGCAGTCTAAATGTCTTATTCATATTTAATGCACTTATCAATTGTCTAGCCAATGCATCACTTCCAGAGTTGCCCGAGACTATTATGCCAAATATACTTTTATTATAGAACTTTGTCTTTCTAAATAGAGCAGTGAGTCTGTTTATTATGGCTGCTATGTTAGCAGAAAGACCATCATTATAATTGGGACATATCCAAATTATAGCATCTGATTTTAGTACTGCAGGGTAAACTTCTTCAACTATTATCCCACCATAGAAACAGCTTGTTTGATTACCATAGTGCTTACAGGTCTTATATGGACATCCTATACAATCTTTAACTGTTCCATTGGTAATATTTATTTCCTCTATTTTTTCTGTATCTAGATGTTTTCTTACCATATCCCATAAATTTAATGTATTTGAAGTCTTGCGATTACTGGAATGTAGTACTAGTATATTTGGATCTTCTACTGGAGTAGGGGTATCGGACATTAGTACTTTGGATAATTTTTCACATAGTTTTATACAAATATCTTCTAAAGAACCTTTCATAGTCTTTTGCATGGTCAATAAATTTCTTAAAGATCCTGTAGCTTCTACTATGGGTCTACCAGGGAACCTACATCCCAATTTATTGGCATGGAAAACGATATCCTGAGCGCCAGATTTAGTGAATAGTTCATTATTACTATGGGTAATAACAGCTCCGGTAGAACCTGACAAGGCATCTTTACCCCGATGCCATAGGGAAGATATTACATTATACATATCTACATTATAGCCTACATCACCTAGCTCTAAAGCGAAAAGTATTCGCTTATTTCTAAGGTCAGGTAGATCATTTTTATTATTGATTGTGACTACATCATAGGATTTTGTTGCTCCTTGTATCATTTTTACTAGCAAGTCAGATGGGTTAGGTGGACATATTAAATACATACTATTCATATTATACTTTCCAACCTTTCATATGTATTTTTAATTCTATTTTCTAAATTCTCTGGTAAAGATAGTCTTTCTAATTCTATACCTTTGGAATAGAGTAATCTATTTTTAGAACCCATAAAGACTCCTCCCATAAATGTAGCACTATAGTGCCACTGCTCTCTAATTGTGGCTAGAATAGAGAGAGAACCAGATGATAGAGCAGGTGCTATATATGGTTTGAATCCAGTATCTCTTACAGCTAGATTGGCCTTAATAGTCCTTTCTGTTAACATTAATGAGAGTTTATCATCATAGTTTGATATGCTATTTGCTATTATTAAATCTTCACCATGGGGACCAAAAGCCCTGCCATCATGAAGATAGTCCATAGTTTTAGGGCTTTGCATAGCATAATATCGGGCCCTTGCATTCATAACTCCCAAACCATATCCACGAATTTGTTCAGGAGCAAGGCCGTTAAAGTCTAATACATTATTGGAGTTTTTATTACTTTCTAAAAAGGCAACCTTGCAGAGTAAATCTACAGGGTCTGATACTACAGCAAATATACCCTTGAAACCCTTATCCCTTGCAAGTTTTGCATATATAGATATAATCTCTGAATTTTTTTGGAATTGGAACATACGCACATCTTTTACGTTTGAGTCTAAAGATGGTACCCCCGCTGATGCACAAAATATAAACATATCGCATTCAAATAGGTTATCTTTAGCGATACTTACTATATCAGGATAAGGATTATTATAAAAGGGAGCATATATTTGATTAAGTTCATGATGTAATCTATCTACTTTATTTGGAGATCTTCCATAAATACCTAAATACAATATATCTTCTCCACCTAATAATCTTAATCCTATGAGTAGAGTAGTACCCACATCTCCTAGTCCTACTAAATTAATGCGCCATTTTTTGTTATTAATTGGATTTAGCATATCTTGCCAAGAGGGATAACTTGTATTTAGGGATATGACATTAAGTGAATATATTTTATCTTCTAGCCATTGGGGAATATTATATTTTTTATTATCTTGTTTTAGCAATGACCAATCTTCATTTTCAATGAAAAGCAAAGAAGGGTCAGAAATAATAAAGGACCTTCTATTGCTTTTAGGGTCACTATCTACCAGATAGTATAATATCCCTTGATATTTCTTTGGTTGGAATTCATCAATGGGATGTAAGTCATTATATTTTTTCTGAGAAAAAAGAACTTTATCTTTGTATTTATAAAAATAAAACAAAATTATCACCTCTTTATTATGTTTTCTAATCTCTTTAGATGTTCAAGGTCATTATATAGATATTGGGAAGGCTTAAGATTTATATCATAATCTATACTTTTACCATGGTCTGGACATCTGGGAGATATAAATAATTCACTCAAATGTTTGAGAGTGAAGCTTTTCTCATTCATATTTTGGTATTCTTCTTCAATAATAGTCAACAATTCTATGGAATTATTGAGACATATTTCTGATAAATCATATATGGATTTATTGGTAGTATTTTTTATGAATTTTGGTGCCACATAAGGTAATATAAAATTAATTGAAGGGATTAAATTTCTTTCAGGATAAAAACCCCTCCATACACTGTCGCCACCAATAAAAGGATACATTGAACTTTCATTAAACCATACCCTAAGATTTGGTATGAAGTAAGCACTATCTACTTCACGGTCTTGTATGTCCATGATTTCTTTTCCTCTACCTGAAAGGATTCCTACTATAATCTTCTTTACATCTATATTTGCATTTTTTAATAGTGGATCTAGAACTTTAATTCTATATCCTTTGTTAAGTAAATCATCAACAAGTATTACAGGTCTGTTAAATGACTTAATCATTTTCATTTGGTTTTCAAGATTCATATAATGAGGGAAAGGACCTATAGTAAAATCCTTTATATTGGAATTAAATAGTTTTTCAGTATGCATAGATTTTGTAACTGTATTTGGGATTATACATCCATTCAATATGGAACCAAATGGAGTACACGTATAAGGCCCTAGATGTCTAGGTTCCAATTGCTTAGAAGGCATACCATTTATTTTACAAATTTTGTCTATCAAATTATCATATAATATATCTCTATCAAAGGAAATTAAAAGATGACCTGGATATAATTTAGATAGTGCTAATTGTAATTTTTTCCTTGTTTTTATAATTGATTCTTTTATATAGGGATTTTGTGAAAATGGATTTTTGATTATATTTTCTAAATCTAAATTCAATGTACAGGGATTTGTCATATTGACTACAAAAACAGGAGATTTTTTATCACTATATTCCAATTTTTTAAATCCATGTAGTAGTAAGAGTTCTTGGATTTTTTTATCATTATGATTGTCTAATATATCTTTAAATATGCCATAGGTATAGTCTTTTGATATGCTATATGCTAAAGTTTCTGTTAATAGAATTTGTCTTAAATTTTCAAAACCAGAATTATCATCTACAAAGATACCATCTATTAAACTAATCCTTCCGATGGAATTTTCTCTAATATATTCGGATATATTATTATTTTTGAATTCATGGTAAAGAGAAGTAGATCTGGCCCAATGAAATGCTGAGAAACCTATTATTTTATTGTCGTTACTTATATCCCTTACCAATATAAATCTTGAATTTAAATTGTCTTTTAATTTTTTTAATTTATATAGTGCATTGTCATTATTTGAGAAAAACATATGACATAGTTTTTTAATAATATTATGATCTATATGATCTATTATTTGAATTTCCAAAGATTTAGTTTGAACCAAAGTCTTATACTGTGGCTCTCTACGATAGAGTCCATTACTATATATATAATTTTGAGCTAATGGATCTATCAATTGAGATATATCTCTATTTTCATCTATATAATTTCGTATTTGTGTAGAACTTATGTCTTCATATTGGGGAGGCAAAGATAACTCTATAATATCTCCAGAGATCCTTTTCAATGATTCATCTATCTTTGTATCATCATCTTCCGATGAAAATGCACTCTTTCTTTTAAATATGATATGGTTAAAAGAGTGTATAGAATATTTATTTTGGGGTTTAGTTTTATAACTAGAAGCATTTAGTACTACATCACTACCTACAACTATATATATATTGTCATCATCAAAAGCATTTACTAGATTTTTAAGATCCATAGGATTTGTTATATTTATAGGTATATCTTCAGGGTATAAATATATATCAAGCTCATCTGCTATGGACATATTAATTATTTTGCGTCTTAAAAGATGGGGTTGAGTTCTTTTAGACCAAGAAAATTCATCTACTGATAAATAAACTTCAAATCCTAAGTTTTTTATTTCATGGGCTATCTCCTTATGACTTAGGGAAAAAGGATCAAAAGTACCAGGGAAAAATGCTATTTTTTTATTATGATTTAATGACAAAGAGCCATTGAAAAAGACATAATCTGATATAAATCTATATATATGATTAAGTGATGAAGAATTGCTTAGGAACAACAATTCACTTTCATCTTTTTCTGATAAAAGAATAAGAAGTTTTTTTGCAATAAGGGTAAATATCATATTTTTTTCTTCTAAAGTTAATTCTCTACATCCAAATATGTCTCTACCTATTACTGAGAATGCCTCTTTTTTAACTTGAAGGTCATAACTAACTATTCCATTTAATAAAATACCTATCATTTTTATTAATCTATTTTTAGATATATCCTCTGATTCTTGGAAAAACATTCTATATTTTGGATAATTTTTAATGGAGACTCCTATGGTTTTTAAAAGCAACAGCTTAATTTGTGTATTGGATTCTTTAATTTTTTCTATAAAGTCATCTAAAATTTCATTGAGTTCAACAGGATGAAGATATAACATAATTTGTCCAAGATAATTAGGTATATATTTAGTGAAATGATACCCTTGTATTTCTAAAGCCCTTAAAAGTTCCACTGTGACATCATTTTTTTCATCTATGGAAAGAAAAGGAAATATTTTAAGCAGGGCTTCTCCTGCATGACGTCTTACATTTTCCTTTGCACTTACCTTTATTAAATTACAGAAATGCATTGCAGTATGAAGACCATATTCTTCAGGGCTATATATGACTCTCTCTAAAAGCATTTCTATATGGATTTTTTTATTAACCCAGCTAGTAGCAGTTTTTAGATTTTTTAAAAAGATATCGGAAACTTTGTCCATATCATATTTATAGTAAGAGCTGTATAGATTTAATGTGTTTGAGTTTAATTCTAATTTTTTAGCAATTTTATAGGTTAAAAAGTTTTCGGCTGGATTTTCTGACTTTTGTGGTTCTGTACTTAGGGTTTCCTTTAATCCCAATACAAATTTACTTTTATTCTGCAATCTGAAGAGTATATTATATATATTTTCTAGATTTGATAATCTTAATTCAATATTATCACTTCTAAATATACCCATTATAAAATTAAATAGGGGCTCAAGATCGCCATTATTAAATCTATTTATGGGTATATGCTTTATGGTTTGCAATAAATAAAACTTTATTTCATCATCCTCATATTTAGACTGTTTATAATACTTCATTAATATATTGTTGTAGGATGATTTTAATTCAGTATTACAGTGCTTAAATAAAGAAGAAACCATAATCTCTAAGCTGTATCCTATCCACTCCTTATGGACTTCAATGATCTTATGATCAGGATGCAAAAAGAGGTGTATATACTCGTCTAATAATTCACAGCTAGTTATACTGGGAGGATCTAATTTTACATCATTAGGTACTTCTTTTCTGTATTCTTCATCAAAAGTGGCTATTAATGAACCAATTAATTCAGCTGATTGTTTTCTTATGTCGTCTTCTGGATGTATCAATAGTTCATAAAGAAAATTTAAAGTAATGAGTTTTTGTTTTTGAGCTAAATAAGTGGAGTATTCTTTGAATGTTTCAAGATATCCCCTTAGATTCTTCCAATCATTTTCACTGCGGGCTGTTTCTAATATTAATCCTAAAGAAGACTCATCTCTTAATTTATACATCAAATTTATATTATGATCAATGGATAGATATTTTATGTTTTCTATTACATCTTGATCCTTCATAAGGGCAAAATGTTTTCTTTTGTTACTAAGAAGTATCGGTTTATCTAATGATACATTAATCCCTAAATCGATCATATAATTTTCAAAGTCTTTTAATTTACTATAAACCTTTTTATATCTTTTCTCTTTTTTTTCATCTACATTATCTAATTTATCTAAAATTATTTGAAAGGAATCAGTTAGGGAGTAGATATGCATTTCAGGTTTATGTCCAGTTAGCTTATTTTTTACTCTAAAATCAGAATATATAAGTACTAAAGATTCTAAAGATAGATTTTCTAATTCTAAATCCCAAGTAGAATGGTTTGTTGCAATATGTCCAATATAAGTTATATCGTATTTTTTAAACCATATATCAGTGTAGTAATAGTGTAGATAAGGGACCCTTTGACTTTCAGAAGGTTTGCAGCCATATTTACCTATATCATGACCAGCAGCAGCTCCAGAGATTCTCCCTAGATCAATAGGTTGTCCTAATTTCTTTAGCTGTCTCGAAATAAACATGGCCAGATAGTGGACCCCTGAAATATGGTCTAGTGTATTATGCCCAGTTACCTCTTGGCTAAGTTGCATCATTTCATGAATATAATTATCTAAAAATATATCTTTAAATTTAAGATATTCTTCTGGGTCTTTAAGTTCTTTTTCTTCCTCACGAGTTAAAGATTGAAGTGGAAATTTTAATGTGTTCTTAAAGTGTTTTTCTCTGAAATACATTATACTTCTTAGAACTTTAAGATATACAACAGAAGGTATTTCTAATTCCTTTTCTAATGTAATTTCTACAGCATTAGGAAAAGATTTATTTAATGTAAATTGGTATATATAATATAGCCAATTATTGGGTTCTTGTCCTTTGGAAAGGTCTGACAATATAGGAGAACACAACTTTTCTATGGATTTACAGTCAAAGGACTGATTACTGATAATGTCCTCTAATCCCTTAATAAAAGCAGGTAATTGAATAAATTTTCTTATTTTATTAAAATCATTGACAGATTTAGATTTAATTTCAGAATTTTGGAGTCTATTAGATATGTCAGTATAAAGCATTAGTGCCATTGAATCAAGCATAACTTTGCCCCCTTATTTTGAAATTTCTTAATATAAATTATATAATATTTTTTTATATATTTCCATTTATCCTCCTAAAGTTATATCTTGATCATCATACCACCTTAGTGCATTTAATACATG harbors:
- a CDS encoding GTP pyrophosphokinase, whose protein sequence is MIRDWEKILLVYEQAVEELKIKFKSIRKEYRNTDEYSPIEFVTGRVKKISSIIEKAKKRNISIDSIEDGIEDIAGIRIMCQLVDDIHRVVSLIRDRDGKDLKIVEERDYINNMKESGYRSYHIIIKYPVHTAFGAKEILAEIQIRTLAMNFWATIEHSLNYKFKHNIPKDIKERLKTAADAAFLLDMEMSAIRDEIMDAQQIFQAKSTIVAKILRNIQYLYFSGKIEEIEDIRDRFFDLNEEGDINRLKEFNNYLEKLMDKYNIRKLI
- a CDS encoding flavodoxin family protein, which produces MNSMYLICPPNPSDLLVKMIQGATKSYDVVTINNKNDLPDLRNKRILFALELGDVGYNVDMYNVISSLWHRGKDALSGSTGAVITHSNNELFTKSGAQDIVFHANKLGCRFPGRPIVEATGSLRNLLTMQKTMKGSLEDICIKLCEKLSKVLMSDTPTPVEDPNILVLHSSNRKTSNTLNLWDMVRKHLDTEKIEEINITNGTVKDCIGCPYKTCKHYGNQTSCFYGGIIVEEVYPAVLKSDAIIWICPNYNDGLSANIAAIINRLTALFRKTKFYNKSIFGIIVSGNSGSDALARQLISALNMNKTFRLPPYFSLTATANDKGAIFDVPDIEKKAKIFAKNISKEIKA
- a CDS encoding lactate dehydrogenase encodes the protein MFYFYKYKDKVLFSQKKYNDLHPIDEFQPKKYQGILYYLVDSDPKSNRRSFIISDPSLLFIENEDWSLLKQDNKKYNIPQWLEDKIYSLNVISLNTSYPSWQDMLNPINNKKWRINLVGLGDVGTTLLIGLRLLGGEDILYLGIYGRSPNKVDRLHHELNQIYAPFYNNPYPDIVSIAKDNLFECDMFIFCASAGVPSLDSNVKDVRMFQFQKNSEIISIYAKLARDKGFKGIFAVVSDPVDLLCKVAFLESNKNSNNVLDFNGLAPEQIRGYGLGVMNARARYYAMQSPKTMDYLHDGRAFGPHGEDLIIANSISNYDDKLSLMLTERTIKANLAVRDTGFKPYIAPALSSGSLSILATIREQWHYSATFMGGVFMGSKNRLLYSKGIELERLSLPENLENRIKNTYERLESII
- a CDS encoding cytidyltransferase translates to MLDSMALMLYTDISNRLQNSEIKSKSVNDFNKIRKFIQLPAFIKGLEDIISNQSFDCKSIEKLCSPILSDLSKGQEPNNWLYYIYQFTLNKSFPNAVEITLEKELEIPSVVYLKVLRSIMYFREKHFKNTLKFPLQSLTREEEKELKDPEEYLKFKDIFLDNYIHEMMQLSQEVTGHNTLDHISGVHYLAMFISRQLKKLGQPIDLGRISGAAAGHDIGKYGCKPSESQRVPYLHYYYTDIWFKKYDITYIGHIATNHSTWDLELENLSLESLVLIYSDFRVKNKLTGHKPEMHIYSLTDSFQIILDKLDNVDEKKEKRYKKVYSKLKDFENYMIDLGINVSLDKPILLSNKRKHFALMKDQDVIENIKYLSIDHNINLMYKLRDESSLGLILETARSENDWKNLRGYLETFKEYSTYLAQKQKLITLNFLYELLIHPEDDIRKQSAELIGSLIATFDEEYRKEVPNDVKLDPPSITSCELLDEYIHLFLHPDHKIIEVHKEWIGYSLEIMVSSLFKHCNTELKSSYNNILMKYYKQSKYEDDEIKFYLLQTIKHIPINRFNNGDLEPLFNFIMGIFRSDNIELRLSNLENIYNILFRLQNKSKFVLGLKETLSTEPQKSENPAENFLTYKIAKKLELNSNTLNLYSSYYKYDMDKVSDIFLKNLKTATSWVNKKIHIEMLLERVIYSPEEYGLHTAMHFCNLIKVSAKENVRRHAGEALLKIFPFLSIDEKNDVTVELLRALEIQGYHFTKYIPNYLGQIMLYLHPVELNEILDDFIEKIKESNTQIKLLLLKTIGVSIKNYPKYRMFFQESEDISKNRLIKMIGILLNGIVSYDLQVKKEAFSVIGRDIFGCRELTLEEKNMIFTLIAKKLLILLSEKDESELLFLSNSSSLNHIYRFISDYVFFNGSLSLNHNKKIAFFPGTFDPFSLSHKEIAHEIKNLGFEVYLSVDEFSWSKRTQPHLLRRKIINMSIADELDIYLYPEDIPINITNPMDLKNLVNAFDDDNIYIVVGSDVVLNASSYKTKPQNKYSIHSFNHIIFKRKSAFSSEDDDTKIDESLKRISGDIIELSLPPQYEDISSTQIRNYIDENRDISQLIDPLAQNYIYSNGLYRREPQYKTLVQTKSLEIQIIDHIDHNIIKKLCHMFFSNNDNALYKLKKLKDNLNSRFILVRDISNDNKIIGFSAFHWARSTSLYHEFKNNNISEYIRENSIGRISLIDGIFVDDNSGFENLRQILLTETLAYSISKDYTYGIFKDILDNHNDKKIQELLLLHGFKKLEYSDKKSPVFVVNMTNPCTLNLDLENIIKNPFSQNPYIKESIIKTRKKLQLALSKLYPGHLLISFDRDILYDNLIDKICKINGMPSKQLEPRHLGPYTCTPFGSILNGCIIPNTVTKSMHTEKLFNSNIKDFTIGPFPHYMNLENQMKMIKSFNRPVILVDDLLNKGYRIKVLDPLLKNANIDVKKIIVGILSGRGKEIMDIQDREVDSAYFIPNLRVWFNESSMYPFIGGDSVWRGFYPERNLIPSINFILPYVAPKFIKNTTNKSIYDLSEICLNNSIELLTIIEEEYQNMNEKSFTLKHLSELFISPRCPDHGKSIDYDINLKPSQYLYNDLEHLKRLENIIKR